In Sphingobacterium sp. lm-10, one DNA window encodes the following:
- a CDS encoding sterol desaturase family protein translates to MAKKHYISNSGESVRMFKNNFLNSLTKVHYAVPLVFWIPVILYFLWRAYAQGGIGAGSTALYFAYGLAFWTLAEYVLHRWVFHYEPPGKLGKRLHFIFHGVHHDYPRDRMRLVMPLSASIPMAAVIYLLFSLFFSTFYLAGFFAGFLFGYLIYDECHYAIHHANFKSGFLKKIKDHHMLHHYSDPDKGFGVSSYFWDRIFGTMIPKKDKASSPVTKQNEG, encoded by the coding sequence ATGGCTAAAAAGCATTATATCTCGAATTCGGGCGAGTCAGTTCGCATGTTTAAGAACAATTTTCTAAACTCCCTCACGAAAGTACATTACGCTGTACCTTTGGTATTCTGGATTCCTGTTATCCTATATTTCCTTTGGAGAGCATATGCGCAGGGTGGCATAGGTGCCGGATCTACCGCATTATACTTTGCCTATGGTTTAGCCTTTTGGACCCTGGCAGAATACGTGCTGCACCGCTGGGTATTTCACTACGAGCCTCCAGGCAAGTTAGGCAAACGTCTTCATTTTATCTTTCATGGTGTACACCACGATTATCCAAGAGATAGGATGCGGTTGGTGATGCCACTATCTGCCAGTATACCGATGGCAGCTGTGATCTACTTGCTGTTTAGTCTATTCTTTTCTACCTTTTACTTGGCAGGATTTTTTGCAGGTTTTCTTTTTGGATATTTAATCTACGATGAATGTCATTATGCGATTCATCATGCGAATTTCAAATCGGGTTTTCTGAAAAAAATTAAAGACCACCACATGCTGCATCACTATTCTGATCCGGATAAAGGATTTGGTGTAAGTTCCTACTTTTGGGATCGAATTTTTGGCACCATGATTCCAAAAAAAGATAAAGCGAGCTCGCCTGTGACCAAACAAAACGAGGGCTAA
- a CDS encoding metallophosphoesterase produces the protein MIKYSFLLSLIAFSVAHAQTPKTEELTSIAKDSIQEPPHLFFDTHDTVISWVENGTLKQLSNAHSTNFREEVKLIANRFDLPLIDALDQHYTNTTSLANPYHYTDVNELVAISDIHGQYPLFVALLQQHQVIDSALNWIFGDGHLVVNGDIFDRGTGVTDALWLTYKLQRQATSAGGKVHYLMGNHELMVLDNDLRYVHKKYDVIADILGKSYQEQFGKDAFFGRWIRQQPITIKINDIWFVHAGISPEIVKENLDPAQINRLFRDSIFTQQKVDYRTNPILKLLATTDGPLWYRGYFKDDMLQQADITQILQFWNAKHMVIGHTSQRQITPLFGGQVMVIDSSIKNGKTGEVLIYSKGMLFRGLHNGQRIAL, from the coding sequence ATGATCAAATATTCCTTCTTACTTTCACTTATTGCCTTTTCCGTTGCCCATGCGCAAACACCAAAAACGGAAGAGTTGACATCAATAGCGAAAGACAGTATTCAAGAACCACCTCACCTATTCTTTGATACCCATGACACGGTCATCAGTTGGGTAGAGAATGGTACGCTAAAGCAACTCTCAAACGCACATTCTACCAATTTCCGCGAGGAAGTAAAGCTAATCGCTAACCGATTCGATTTACCATTAATAGATGCATTGGATCAACACTATACAAACACTACTTCTTTGGCAAATCCATATCATTATACCGATGTCAATGAGTTAGTGGCCATCAGTGATATCCACGGGCAATACCCCCTATTTGTAGCATTGCTTCAGCAACATCAGGTTATCGATTCAGCGCTGAACTGGATTTTTGGTGATGGGCATTTGGTGGTTAACGGGGATATCTTTGATCGCGGAACCGGCGTAACAGATGCGCTCTGGCTCACCTACAAGCTCCAACGCCAAGCGACTTCAGCAGGTGGCAAAGTACATTATTTGATGGGTAACCACGAGCTTATGGTGCTAGATAATGATCTTCGTTATGTACACAAGAAATACGACGTAATTGCGGATATTCTGGGAAAATCGTATCAAGAGCAGTTTGGAAAGGATGCTTTTTTTGGTCGATGGATAAGGCAACAGCCGATCACGATTAAAATCAACGACATCTGGTTTGTACATGCGGGCATTTCGCCAGAGATCGTAAAAGAAAATCTGGATCCCGCTCAGATTAACCGTTTATTCAGAGATAGCATCTTTACGCAGCAAAAAGTCGATTATCGAACAAATCCTATATTGAAATTATTGGCTACTACAGACGGTCCGCTATGGTATCGGGGTTATTTCAAGGACGACATGCTACAGCAAGCAGATATTACGCAAATCCTTCAATTCTGGAATGCAAAGCATATGGTCATTGGCCATACCTCTCAAAGACAGATTACGCCATTATTTGGGGGTCAAGTGATGGTGATCGATTCCAGTATCAAAAATGGAAAAACAGGTGAAGTACTCATTTATTCGAAAGGCATGTTATTCAGAGGTCTCCACAATGGCCAACGAATTGCCCTATAA
- a CDS encoding DUF4843 domain-containing protein codes for MKNSIIILMCILLTSCFKDYEENLIFKDLMVEFQDAVVVSNAVGKTYPIITARPGEHSLQVNLLGGVSDVAQTIKATVVAGETTAIEGQHYQLGQDGQIQFPAGTPISALTYVVPALAPRTDVVLVVELQANDQIKTSGNYKTVGIRIRN; via the coding sequence ATGAAAAATAGTATAATCATATTGATGTGTATTCTCTTAACGTCTTGCTTCAAAGACTACGAAGAAAACCTCATCTTTAAAGACTTAATGGTAGAATTTCAAGATGCCGTTGTCGTGAGCAATGCGGTAGGAAAAACCTACCCCATCATCACTGCACGCCCTGGCGAGCACAGCCTACAGGTGAATCTGCTGGGTGGCGTGTCAGACGTGGCGCAAACGATCAAAGCAACCGTAGTCGCTGGCGAGACCACCGCTATCGAAGGTCAGCACTATCAACTGGGACAAGATGGACAGATCCAGTTTCCTGCTGGCACGCCAATTAGTGCGCTAACTTATGTTGTACCTGCTTTAGCTCCACGAACAGATGTGGTGCTGGTTGTAGAACTACAGGCAAACGATCAAATCAAAACGAGTGGAAACTACAAAACAGTAGGCATTCGTATTAGAAACTAA
- a CDS encoding RagB/SusD family nutrient uptake outer membrane protein produces the protein MRRILYITAIVWSTVLFSGCEKMLEITPRHAIDASDALTSQESITAATNAAYARLREVSLYGRDLIALPDVLADNTINTLAGNRLVREWNNQIGSHLSNWQHSYYGINQINLVLEALEEFDTDQAYKDGIRGQNLFLRALYYHNLMRAYAYDPTAIVQAQNRGGVPIMENGSIAVEQIVFSGRSSIEEVYAYIYRDLEEAYDLIPASNNSRAPFFASKGAVAALFSRVALYNGDYARVISESEKAMSSGVANFPNAAQLEASWRSERHPESFFEIPFASADNIGSNESLRATYMTRTTVGSTAVASHGNVVMSEDLIAQFSANDGRRAFIQNGLGTVNRSFFEINKFASKNGVPNLDNVPVIRYAEVVLNRAEAHAALNQTAAANTELNKIRTRANLAAVNLQGDALKAEILQQRRLEFAFEGHRFFDLKRLGLPIVKESETIAFQDLRVLSRIPVREIEININLEQNFGY, from the coding sequence ATGAGAAGAATATTATATATCACCGCCATAGTATGGTCTACTGTACTATTTAGCGGATGTGAAAAGATGTTGGAGATTACTCCACGTCACGCTATCGATGCCTCTGACGCGCTGACCAGCCAAGAATCCATTACGGCAGCGACAAATGCGGCCTACGCCCGATTAAGAGAAGTGAGTTTATATGGGCGTGACCTGATTGCATTGCCTGATGTATTAGCCGATAACACCATTAATACCTTGGCGGGAAACCGACTGGTGCGAGAGTGGAACAATCAAATTGGATCGCACCTAAGCAATTGGCAACACTCTTATTACGGGATCAACCAAATCAATTTGGTACTCGAAGCTTTAGAAGAGTTTGATACAGACCAGGCGTATAAGGATGGTATCCGTGGGCAGAATTTATTTCTACGCGCCTTGTATTACCACAACCTGATGCGCGCCTATGCCTACGATCCAACGGCCATTGTGCAAGCACAAAACCGCGGCGGTGTACCGATCATGGAGAATGGTTCTATTGCAGTAGAGCAGATTGTTTTTAGTGGACGGTCCAGTATTGAGGAGGTATATGCCTATATATACCGTGATCTCGAAGAAGCATATGACTTAATTCCTGCATCCAACAATAGCAGAGCACCCTTCTTCGCTAGTAAAGGTGCTGTTGCCGCTTTATTCTCCCGTGTTGCTTTGTACAATGGAGATTATGCGCGTGTAATTTCAGAATCAGAAAAAGCTATGAGTAGCGGCGTAGCGAACTTTCCGAATGCGGCACAGTTAGAAGCATCATGGCGCTCAGAGCGTCATCCAGAATCGTTCTTCGAAATTCCGTTCGCTTCTGCCGATAATATTGGCAGCAACGAATCATTACGCGCTACTTACATGACCCGAACTACCGTTGGCTCTACAGCAGTAGCGTCACATGGAAATGTGGTCATGAGCGAAGATTTAATTGCTCAGTTTAGTGCAAATGACGGACGCCGTGCTTTTATACAGAATGGATTGGGTACGGTAAACCGTTCCTTTTTTGAAATCAATAAATTTGCTAGTAAGAATGGGGTACCCAATTTGGACAACGTTCCGGTGATACGCTATGCCGAAGTAGTACTCAACCGCGCGGAAGCACACGCCGCTTTAAATCAAACCGCAGCCGCAAATACGGAATTAAATAAAATCCGTACTCGCGCAAATTTGGCGGCTGTAAATCTTCAGGGAGATGCATTGAAAGCCGAAATATTGCAACAGCGCAGACTGGAATTTGCTTTTGAAGGACATCGTTTCTTCGATTTAAAAAGATTGGGATTACCGATTGTAAAGGAATCAGAAACCATTGCATTTCAAGACCTTCGAGTATTAAGTAGAATTCCAGTACGAGAGATAGAAATCAACATTAATCTGGAACAGAATTTCGGATATTAA
- a CDS encoding TonB-dependent receptor has protein sequence MKLLKAKGILMRLNLVVALLLTCAIGTYATNTFAQRVTLSKKDAKLKDVFSDIRKQTSYSFIYTNELLEKSNPINIEVLNRPLAEVLDLCLKNQPLTYTLSGKSIILKEKALALPRGAQATASQQETFTLRGTVYIRTEDGTATVTGASVRSNTQAVGTGIDGTFTLSVKRGDNISIAMMGYITKTVVVNTAREIEVILEPAINEMEDVVITGYMKQEKRSITGAMSSIKGDVLENVPVQSIDRAMQGQLSGVNIMAANGVPGGPVNINIRGMGSITAGNEPLIIVDGVQLNMSTSSGQTASNPLAFLNNNDVESIEVLKDGAAASIYGAQAANGVVLITTKRGKAGKTKIGLNYYNGITTPMPEVAMMSTQQYFTSRFEARNNRYPTRTLERNRGDILTAVGLPADLTDEDIAAMATYNWQEAAFRTGSTNNVDVSASGGNDKTQFFVSGSYNKTDGNVVAIDFERATAKINLRHEISKRLSFDLNTNLSSIVQNGTSGSNGSTGAYAAPQYAAPTMLPFIPIYNPDGSMNAPIEGFPGSANRNPIQESLLGTLQSRTKALVSNISATYKIAENLSFKSFYGLDFRLIDDERYVDPRTRSGFAAQGTLSIGSRQNRNFITNQTLQYNTSWNDQHNLSALLGFEYRSDSREMNSISASGFTTHQFRSLQSAAVIGSASGSWTGFKRVGVFTQVNYDFQKKYLLSGVLRYDGSSRFGANNLFGWFPGISAGWNITEESFLEDQAWINQLKLRAGYGETGNDAIGNFDARALYSSSSSANYNQEPGLRPSGLANTDLKWERNLTSNIGLDYGFFNNRISGSMEVFRRVSSDLLLDRPLPYLSGFSNVTSNIGRVKNEGVEFELRTTNVKSGHFTWTTNFNITFLRNRVLQLLGDDQVLPGDQSVRVGHSLRTNVTLEYAGVNSATGRPMWFDANGEVTYTPSSPTDLKIFGNQMSDFFGGFTNTFSYKGLSMSAFFHYDYGRELSNAGMHSRWFLNGGDNRNTLERIFLNRWTTPGQVTSVPRPFDANTEVGSISHATTSSRFLEDASFIRLKNVTLSYQLPNTIAQRLRMTNLKVYAQGENLATFTKWTGYDPELMIGFGDYSSTQGIIPQTKVYTLGVQVGF, from the coding sequence ATGAAATTATTAAAAGCCAAAGGTATCCTTATGCGCTTAAATTTAGTCGTTGCCCTACTGCTTACTTGCGCTATTGGCACCTATGCGACCAACACCTTCGCCCAACGCGTTACTTTAAGCAAAAAGGACGCCAAGCTGAAAGATGTATTCTCGGATATTCGCAAACAAACATCGTATAGTTTTATCTATACCAATGAATTGCTAGAAAAGTCGAACCCTATCAATATAGAGGTTCTGAATAGGCCATTGGCCGAGGTTTTGGATTTATGTCTAAAAAATCAGCCTCTTACCTACACCCTATCGGGGAAGAGCATCATTCTAAAAGAAAAAGCACTGGCTTTGCCACGTGGAGCACAAGCTACCGCAAGCCAACAAGAAACATTTACCCTTCGCGGAACCGTGTACATCCGGACGGAAGACGGTACTGCTACCGTAACTGGCGCTAGCGTACGCAGTAATACGCAGGCGGTAGGCACCGGAATAGACGGTACCTTTACCCTTTCGGTAAAACGTGGAGATAATATCTCTATTGCCATGATGGGCTACATCACCAAAACGGTGGTTGTCAATACAGCACGAGAAATCGAAGTAATACTAGAACCGGCGATCAATGAAATGGAGGATGTCGTGATTACCGGATACATGAAGCAAGAAAAGCGCTCTATCACAGGAGCCATGTCTTCTATAAAAGGTGATGTGCTAGAAAATGTACCCGTCCAAAGTATCGACCGTGCCATGCAGGGTCAGTTATCTGGGGTAAATATCATGGCCGCTAACGGTGTACCCGGCGGTCCGGTAAACATCAACATCCGTGGTATGGGATCCATTACTGCTGGAAATGAGCCTTTGATTATCGTAGATGGTGTACAGCTGAATATGTCGACCAGCTCTGGACAAACGGCCAGCAATCCATTGGCTTTCTTGAACAACAACGATGTAGAAAGTATCGAAGTATTAAAAGATGGTGCTGCGGCTTCTATTTATGGAGCACAAGCGGCAAATGGTGTGGTATTGATTACCACAAAACGCGGTAAAGCAGGTAAAACAAAAATAGGCCTCAATTACTACAATGGTATTACCACTCCTATGCCGGAGGTAGCGATGATGTCTACCCAACAGTATTTCACTTCCCGCTTTGAAGCCAGAAACAACCGATACCCTACACGAACGCTGGAACGTAATCGTGGAGATATCCTGACTGCGGTAGGTTTACCAGCAGATCTTACTGATGAGGATATTGCTGCAATGGCTACCTACAACTGGCAAGAAGCGGCTTTCCGTACGGGTAGCACCAACAATGTAGATGTGTCTGCTAGTGGTGGAAACGACAAAACACAGTTCTTCGTATCCGGTTCGTATAATAAAACAGACGGTAATGTCGTGGCGATCGACTTCGAACGCGCGACCGCAAAAATCAATTTGAGACACGAGATTTCAAAACGTCTTTCTTTCGATTTAAATACCAACTTAAGTAGCATCGTACAAAACGGTACTTCAGGAAGTAATGGTTCTACTGGCGCGTACGCAGCACCTCAGTATGCTGCTCCAACTATGCTACCTTTCATACCGATCTACAACCCAGATGGCTCTATGAACGCGCCAATAGAAGGTTTCCCGGGATCGGCAAACCGTAATCCAATTCAGGAAAGCTTATTAGGCACCTTGCAAAGTCGTACCAAAGCCTTGGTATCGAATATCAGCGCGACCTACAAGATTGCAGAAAACCTATCCTTTAAATCTTTCTATGGTCTAGATTTTCGGTTGATAGATGACGAACGCTACGTAGACCCACGCACCAGAAGTGGATTTGCGGCTCAAGGTACACTCAGCATAGGAAGTCGTCAAAACCGCAACTTCATCACCAATCAGACCTTGCAGTACAATACCAGCTGGAATGACCAGCACAACCTATCTGCATTACTTGGTTTTGAATATCGTAGTGACAGCCGGGAGATGAATTCCATCTCAGCAAGTGGTTTTACCACGCACCAGTTCCGCTCGTTGCAGTCAGCTGCTGTAATTGGTAGTGCATCGGGCAGTTGGACTGGATTTAAGCGCGTTGGCGTATTTACACAAGTCAACTACGATTTCCAGAAGAAGTACTTGTTAAGCGGTGTTTTACGATATGATGGCTCATCGCGATTCGGTGCAAACAACCTTTTTGGATGGTTCCCCGGAATTTCGGCAGGATGGAACATCACCGAAGAATCTTTCCTAGAAGACCAAGCGTGGATTAACCAGTTGAAATTACGCGCCGGTTACGGTGAAACTGGTAATGATGCCATCGGTAATTTTGATGCCAGAGCACTATATAGTAGTTCCAGCTCCGCCAATTACAATCAGGAGCCTGGTCTTCGGCCCTCCGGATTGGCGAATACAGATCTAAAATGGGAAAGAAATCTTACCTCTAATATTGGTTTGGATTACGGCTTTTTTAACAATCGCATATCGGGTTCTATGGAAGTATTCAGACGGGTCAGCAGTGATCTATTGTTAGACAGACCACTACCCTACTTAAGTGGATTTTCAAATGTGACCAGTAATATTGGCCGCGTGAAAAATGAAGGAGTAGAATTTGAATTACGCACGACGAATGTAAAATCAGGTCATTTTACCTGGACAACCAACTTCAACATTACTTTCTTGCGCAACAGAGTATTACAATTGTTGGGTGATGATCAAGTATTGCCAGGTGATCAATCGGTACGCGTCGGTCATTCACTACGTACGAATGTGACGTTGGAATATGCGGGTGTCAACTCCGCAACAGGTCGCCCGATGTGGTTTGACGCCAACGGAGAAGTGACTTACACGCCAAGCAGCCCGACCGACCTGAAAATTTTTGGTAACCAGATGAGTGATTTCTTTGGCGGATTTACCAATACATTCAGTTACAAAGGCTTATCCATGAGCGCGTTTTTCCATTACGACTACGGAAGAGAATTAAGCAACGCCGGCATGCATAGCCGTTGGTTCTTAAATGGTGGCGACAACCGTAATACCTTGGAGCGTATATTCCTGAACCGTTGGACCACTCCTGGTCAGGTAACCAGTGTACCGCGTCCATTCGATGCCAACACGGAAGTGGGCAGCATCTCGCATGCAACTACGAGTAGTCGTTTCTTGGAAGACGCTTCTTTCATCCGCTTGAAGAATGTTACGCTATCTTATCAATTACCGAACACCATCGCGCAGCGCCTTCGCATGACCAACTTGAAAGTGTACGCACAAGGAGAGAATCTAGCAACGTTTACCAAATGGACCGGTTATGACCCGGAGTTAATGATCGGATTTGGCGACTATTCCTCTACGCAGGGTATCATCCCTCAAACAAAGGTCTATACGCTAGGTGTACAAGTTGGTTTTTAA
- a CDS encoding FecR family protein, whose protein sequence is MTTKYRIIELLRKERTGVLDAHEKRELTDWLSIPKNTTLYHKLKDIQSEKEALDQLAAYETETQLTQILDILSQEKFVRKPKRNWFKVAAWSAACLAAAMMIISQFSKPDEQVNSLIAPGTDKAILTLEDGSIVPLSDLATGVDTSNGYMRVYEDSEGRPVYEYTGSDHDKQGWHTITTPKGGQYTVKLPDGSTIWLNAASKLSYPLNFLADRKVKLEGEGYFDVKKLPQTDKTLAHFTVELPGHSVQVLGTQFNINAYQENAQIETTLIAGKVQISAEGSTRVLRPGQQARVSSSGLGDILIQEVDTRSFSDWKDGYFYFDDIQIQDIMKKIAKWYDIEVIYSGTIPKEKFGGEISRFENLQELLDLLEMTEKIHFKVEGRRVTVMP, encoded by the coding sequence ATGACTACCAAGTATCGAATTATTGAATTACTCCGCAAAGAGCGCACAGGTGTGTTGGACGCACACGAAAAACGGGAGTTAACGGACTGGTTGTCGATTCCAAAAAATACCACTTTATACCACAAGCTGAAAGACATCCAATCAGAAAAGGAAGCCTTGGATCAATTAGCCGCTTATGAAACAGAAACACAACTCACACAAATTTTAGACATCCTCTCCCAGGAAAAATTTGTTCGAAAACCAAAACGCAACTGGTTTAAAGTAGCTGCATGGAGTGCCGCATGCCTCGCTGCTGCCATGATGATAATCTCCCAATTTTCGAAACCAGATGAGCAAGTAAATAGCTTAATCGCTCCGGGTACTGACAAAGCGATCTTAACTTTAGAAGATGGTTCCATCGTACCATTATCAGATCTGGCAACCGGTGTAGATACCTCTAACGGATACATGCGCGTGTATGAGGATTCTGAAGGAAGACCAGTGTATGAATATACGGGGTCGGACCACGATAAGCAAGGTTGGCACACAATTACGACTCCGAAAGGTGGACAATATACCGTAAAATTACCAGATGGGTCCACCATATGGCTGAATGCAGCATCCAAATTAAGCTATCCGCTTAACTTCTTAGCCGATAGAAAAGTAAAATTAGAAGGCGAAGGCTATTTTGATGTAAAGAAGCTGCCTCAAACCGACAAGACATTAGCGCATTTCACCGTCGAATTGCCTGGGCATAGCGTGCAAGTGCTAGGCACCCAATTCAACATCAATGCATACCAAGAAAATGCACAAATAGAGACTACATTAATAGCTGGAAAGGTACAGATCAGCGCTGAAGGAAGCACACGCGTATTGCGCCCCGGACAGCAAGCTAGGGTATCATCCTCCGGATTGGGTGATATCCTGATACAAGAAGTAGATACCCGCTCCTTTTCAGATTGGAAGGATGGATATTTCTACTTCGACGATATCCAGATCCAAGATATCATGAAAAAGATTGCCAAATGGTATGATATAGAGGTTATCTATTCAGGCACTATTCCTAAAGAAAAATTTGGCGGAGAAATTTCCAGATTCGAAAATTTGCAAGAGCTCTTAGATCTTTTGGAAATGACAGAAAAGATACATTTTAAGGTAGAAGGAAGGAGGGTAACCGTTATGCCGTAA
- a CDS encoding sigma-70 family RNA polymerase sigma factor, whose product MTNPTIDNKIYLQDVDHFKSVYRDFFAPLCLFASKFVPENEKDLVNSLFIKLWQRELSFDSHEHCRNYLYKSAYHACMDELNLQKNSKLREDGYARSMPMQDDTVEDLIVENEYWAVIFRELSNLPTPYNNVLKMSYVEGLKNQEIAQELNLSMQTVKNQKSKGLKLLRSILLKHVSLPSLILWFLG is encoded by the coding sequence ATGACGAACCCAACTATTGACAATAAAATCTACTTACAAGACGTGGATCACTTCAAGTCTGTATACAGGGATTTCTTTGCTCCATTATGTCTCTTCGCTAGTAAATTTGTCCCTGAAAATGAGAAAGACCTCGTCAACTCCCTTTTCATAAAACTGTGGCAGCGTGAGCTTTCTTTCGACAGTCACGAACATTGCCGAAATTACCTATACAAGTCTGCATACCATGCCTGTATGGATGAATTGAACTTGCAAAAGAATAGTAAATTAAGAGAAGATGGCTACGCCCGATCCATGCCTATGCAGGATGATACGGTAGAAGATCTCATCGTAGAGAATGAATATTGGGCGGTGATTTTTCGAGAATTATCCAATCTCCCTACCCCGTACAACAACGTATTGAAGATGAGTTATGTGGAAGGATTGAAAAATCAAGAAATCGCACAAGAGCTCAACTTATCCATGCAGACGGTGAAAAACCAAAAGTCGAAAGGCCTAAAATTACTGCGTTCGATCCTATTGAAACACGTATCTCTACCTTCCCTAATCCTCTGGTTTTTGGGCTAA
- a CDS encoding MBL fold metallo-hydrolase, with protein sequence MWILIVLLALLALAVYLFSKQDKIGYYAKGERLQRMEAAPNFKDGVFDNLEHTPSLAEGETMLTVMRKWLFTKNPNKQPLSELPHVQTNLKSLPLDSNLLVWFGHSSYYLQLDGKRILVDPVFSGSASPVNNIKAFLGTNTFGVNEMPEIDLLIISHDHWDHLDYATIRALEPKMKRVLTGLGVGAHFEGWGYPATKITELYWGETADIEGLHFTSCTARHFSGRWLTRNTSLWSSFAVRSSNLNIYLGGDSGYGSHFKKIGAALGPFDWAILENGQYNTSWRYIHMLPDEVVQASQDLRAQKLIPVHSAKFVLSIHDWDEPLREVTKYAKNKGVEAATPQIGEVVYLNQNQSFAPWWENL encoded by the coding sequence ATGTGGATACTCATTGTTCTATTGGCATTACTAGCCCTTGCTGTATACCTATTCAGCAAACAAGATAAGATTGGCTATTATGCCAAGGGAGAGCGCTTGCAGCGCATGGAGGCGGCCCCCAATTTTAAAGATGGTGTGTTTGACAATCTGGAGCACACGCCAAGCTTAGCAGAGGGAGAAACAATGTTGACCGTGATGCGTAAGTGGCTTTTCACCAAAAACCCAAACAAACAACCGCTATCGGAATTGCCTCATGTGCAAACCAACTTGAAATCACTTCCGCTTGACAGTAATTTGCTGGTGTGGTTTGGGCACTCTTCCTATTACCTACAGTTAGACGGAAAACGTATACTGGTAGATCCAGTTTTTAGCGGAAGTGCTTCACCCGTGAACAACATCAAAGCATTCTTAGGTACGAATACCTTTGGGGTAAATGAGATGCCAGAAATTGACCTATTGATCATCAGTCATGACCACTGGGATCATCTAGACTATGCCACCATACGCGCGTTGGAACCAAAAATGAAACGTGTATTGACTGGACTCGGTGTCGGCGCACATTTTGAAGGCTGGGGATATCCGGCTACTAAAATCACCGAATTGTATTGGGGAGAAACAGCAGATATTGAAGGTTTGCATTTTACCAGTTGTACCGCCCGTCATTTTTCAGGACGCTGGCTAACGCGTAATACCAGCCTGTGGTCTTCCTTCGCGGTGCGATCCAGTAATCTTAATATCTACCTCGGTGGCGACAGCGGATATGGTAGTCATTTTAAGAAAATTGGGGCAGCATTGGGACCGTTTGACTGGGCAATCCTAGAAAACGGACAATACAATACTTCCTGGCGATACATCCATATGCTACCCGACGAGGTAGTGCAAGCAAGCCAGGATTTACGTGCCCAAAAATTAATTCCGGTACACTCCGCCAAGTTTGTGTTGTCTATACACGATTGGGATGAGCCCTTGAGAGAAGTGACTAAATACGCGAAAAACAAGGGTGTGGAAGCGGCAACACCGCAAATCGGCGAAGTAGTCTACCTAAACCAAAATCAATCTTTCGCCCCTTGGTGGGAAAACCTTTAG